The following proteins are co-located in the Candidatus Competibacteraceae bacterium genome:
- a CDS encoding diguanylate cyclase, whose translation MSSPINPFAPAESEALRCQVLVIDDEPEVLNAMNRQLRREFDVFLAHNAEEALAIMRERPIHVVISDERMPRVTGSEFFSQIREEYPQAIRLLLTGYADLQAVIQAINQAHIHRYITKPWDTTEIRTIVREAYDRHRMSAHNRELLRELREANEQLERRVRARTEQLEEALRELRDSEQRYRGIVDNINDPVMVTDLRSCILSVNPAFVRVTGYAVEEVLGRHPRLMASGHHDPEFYAGLWRQLLAEGIWRGHIVNRRKNGEVYVQRLTVSTVRDDAGNGLYVAVYTDLTEEIQELERAQFQAQHDALTGLPNRTLLFDRLSEAIREARRRDNRVGVLFIDLDGFKPVNDQYGHEIGDILLQAFAQRLEQSVRESDTVARLGGDEFVVVLREVETPEDAAQVARKILAGLQQSFQHGALELRLGASIGIALWPDHGDAAGVLLKNADGAMYAVKQSGRSSYCFHDPAALASAPPGG comes from the coding sequence ATGAGTTCTCCCATAAATCCTTTCGCCCCGGCTGAGTCTGAAGCGCTGCGCTGTCAGGTGTTGGTGATCGATGACGAGCCCGAAGTGCTCAACGCCATGAACCGGCAGTTGCGCCGGGAATTCGATGTGTTTCTTGCCCACAATGCCGAAGAGGCGCTGGCGATCATGCGCGAACGGCCGATTCATGTGGTGATTTCGGACGAACGCATGCCACGGGTGACCGGTTCCGAATTTTTCAGTCAGATCAGGGAAGAGTACCCACAAGCCATCCGTTTGCTGCTAACCGGTTACGCCGACTTGCAGGCGGTGATTCAGGCGATCAACCAGGCACACATTCATCGCTACATCACCAAGCCTTGGGACACCACCGAAATCCGCACCATCGTCCGCGAAGCCTACGACCGCCACCGGATGAGCGCGCATAACCGGGAATTACTCCGCGAGCTGCGCGAGGCCAACGAGCAATTGGAGCGGCGCGTGCGGGCGCGCACCGAGCAACTGGAGGAAGCGCTGCGGGAGCTGCGCGATAGCGAGCAGCGCTATCGCGGCATCGTGGACAACATCAACGATCCGGTGATGGTCACTGATCTGCGGTCGTGCATTCTGTCGGTGAACCCGGCGTTCGTGCGGGTGACGGGCTACGCGGTCGAGGAGGTGCTGGGTCGCCATCCCAGGCTGATGGCCTCCGGGCATCATGACCCGGAATTCTACGCCGGGCTGTGGCGGCAGTTGCTCGCCGAGGGCATCTGGCGCGGCCATATCGTGAACCGCCGCAAGAACGGCGAAGTTTACGTGCAGCGGCTGACGGTTTCCACCGTCCGCGACGATGCCGGCAACGGCTTGTACGTGGCGGTTTACACCGACCTGACCGAAGAGATACAGGAATTGGAGCGGGCGCAGTTCCAGGCCCAGCACGACGCCCTGACCGGGCTGCCCAACCGGACGCTGCTGTTCGACCGGCTTTCCGAGGCGATTCGGGAAGCCCGCCGTCGCGACAACCGGGTGGGCGTGCTGTTCATCGATCTCGACGGGTTCAAGCCGGTCAACGACCAGTATGGCCACGAAATAGGCGATATCCTGCTGCAAGCCTTTGCCCAGCGTCTGGAACAGAGTGTGCGCGAATCCGATACGGTGGCGCGGCTGGGCGGCGACGAGTTCGTGGTGGTGTTACGGGAGGTCGAGACGCCCGAGGACGCGGCCCAGGTGGCGCGGAAGATTTTGGCTGGGCTGCAACAGTCTTTTCAGCACGGCGCCCTGGAGCTGCGACTGGGGGCCAGCATCGGCATCGCACTCTGGCCGGACCACGGCGACGCCGCCGGCGTCCTGTTGAAGAACGCCGACGGCGCCATGTATGCCGTCAAACAGAGCGGTCGCTCGTCCTATTGCTTCCACGATCCGGCCGCGCTGGCCTCGGCCCCACCGGGCGGCTAG
- a CDS encoding biliverdin-producing heme oxygenase, producing MPSSTLMTRLREATDEIHTQIQELPYLKALEHRDLPLESYVGQLRAMAVLHGVLEHELPVQRDARLGTVWMEDMRRFSRVQSDLTFFAPRAVLDIPAVHEAAKALADRILQRSLDMPMTLLAYLYVLEGSILGAEVLAPLAKKAFGLDLRHGLAYLAWDGAAARERWRGFGERMDAVPVTAEETDAIVVAALEAFAGIRRVFQALYPFDPATLALKVTALNPEAGAHPMPDDPREVEAAIHAGRRCCLEYPYFAWRYGERGQRYTDSDSAWLATLISRDQAMVNAQVEWLGVVLASRGMPRILLQRHLELLYEELVTRVPERREKDFAKLMIAANHLAEQRRAVIADADFDAIRARFEQAVGPDWRARLPGVGAMLVSAVADQIHGIEEAVASLEGWLTDPNRFPPHWIAAVRDALREAHARAVAMRVEPGSVAD from the coding sequence ATGCCATCATCCACTCTCATGACCCGCCTGCGTGAGGCGACCGACGAGATTCACACTCAGATCCAGGAGTTGCCGTATCTGAAGGCGCTCGAACACCGCGATCTGCCGCTGGAGAGCTATGTGGGGCAGCTGCGCGCCATGGCCGTCCTGCACGGCGTGCTGGAGCACGAGTTGCCCGTGCAGCGGGATGCCCGTCTGGGTACCGTCTGGATGGAGGACATGCGCCGGTTTTCGCGGGTGCAGAGCGACCTGACTTTTTTTGCTCCCCGGGCCGTGCTCGACATCCCCGCCGTTCACGAGGCCGCCAAGGCACTGGCGGATCGCATCCTACAGCGCTCCCTGGATATGCCGATGACTTTGCTGGCTTATCTCTACGTGCTCGAAGGCTCCATTCTGGGCGCGGAAGTCCTGGCGCCGTTGGCGAAGAAGGCTTTTGGCTTGGACCTGCGGCACGGGCTGGCCTACCTGGCGTGGGACGGCGCGGCCGCGCGGGAGCGTTGGCGGGGTTTCGGCGAGCGCATGGACGCCGTGCCGGTCACCGCCGAGGAAACCGACGCCATCGTCGTCGCGGCCTTGGAAGCGTTCGCCGGGATCCGCCGTGTTTTTCAGGCGCTTTATCCTTTCGACCCCGCCACCTTGGCTTTGAAGGTCACGGCTCTGAACCCCGAAGCAGGCGCCCATCCGATGCCGGATGATCCCAGAGAGGTGGAGGCCGCGATCCATGCCGGCCGACGCTGTTGTCTGGAGTATCCCTATTTCGCTTGGCGCTACGGCGAGCGCGGCCAGCGCTATACCGATAGCGACAGTGCATGGCTGGCGACCCTGATTTCGCGCGACCAGGCGATGGTCAACGCCCAGGTGGAGTGGCTGGGGGTCGTGCTGGCTTCGCGGGGCATGCCCCGAATCCTGCTCCAGCGGCATCTGGAACTGCTGTACGAGGAGCTGGTTACGCGGGTGCCGGAACGGAGAGAGAAGGATTTCGCGAAACTGATGATCGCGGCCAACCACCTGGCCGAGCAGCGCCGCGCCGTCATTGCCGATGCCGATTTTGACGCGATCCGCGCCCGGTTCGAGCAGGCGGTGGGGCCGGATTGGCGGGCACGCCTGCCGGGGGTGGGGGCCATGCTGGTCAGCGCCGTCGCCGACCAGATCCACGGTATCGAGGAGGCGGTGGCCAGCCTGGAAGGTTGGCTGACCGATCCAAACCGGTTTCCGCCCCATTGGATCGCCGCCGTTCGGGATGCCCTACGGGAGGCCCACGCCCGCGCGGTTGCCATGCGGGTAGAACCCGGTTCAGTCGCTGATTAG
- a CDS encoding two-component sensor histidine kinase, which produces MVEPALTESAPALQRWTAELNGARDDSAALAVGVFDLAGNALYLNRGMAQVLGGDLPDHPRHRYLVNPSFEALLELAGDGLIFSGWLTVGDGRRVSRTLRTQVFRKSEELLVAGEYDAMEMDNLSRELARTNQEINNLQRELIRKNARLSQTLEQLRETQAMLVQAEKMSALGQLVAGVAHEINNPMAFIAGNLSSLREGVESLSAAYQQLETLALDMAAPAEPVRAIRARHDLDFILDDFSELLVATEDGVGRVRRIVADLQTFSRLHEAERKTVDLAENLRSTLALAKSELTARRIETVLECVDLPPVECYPAELNQVFMNLIVNAIQAMPQGGALSIRGARRADGWIALRFQDTGTGIAPEIVDKIFNPFFTTKPVGSGTGLGLSVSYNIIKRHGGRIEVESTIGQGTAFTVLLPERQP; this is translated from the coding sequence ATGGTGGAACCTGCGCTGACTGAGTCCGCGCCAGCGCTGCAACGCTGGACGGCGGAACTGAACGGAGCGCGCGACGACAGCGCGGCGCTGGCGGTCGGTGTTTTCGATCTGGCCGGTAACGCCTTGTACCTCAATCGCGGCATGGCTCAGGTGCTGGGCGGCGACCTGCCCGACCATCCCCGCCACCGCTATCTGGTCAATCCCAGTTTTGAGGCACTGCTGGAGTTGGCGGGAGACGGCCTGATCTTCAGCGGCTGGCTGACAGTGGGGGATGGCCGCCGGGTTAGCCGCACCCTGCGCACCCAGGTGTTCCGCAAGAGCGAGGAGCTGTTGGTCGCCGGTGAATACGACGCCATGGAGATGGACAACCTCAGCCGGGAGCTGGCGCGCACCAATCAGGAAATCAATAACCTACAGCGGGAACTGATCCGCAAGAACGCCCGACTGTCGCAAACGCTGGAGCAGTTGCGGGAGACCCAGGCGATGCTGGTGCAGGCCGAGAAGATGAGCGCGCTCGGTCAGTTGGTGGCCGGAGTGGCGCATGAGATCAACAACCCCATGGCCTTTATCGCCGGCAATCTGAGCAGCCTGCGGGAAGGGGTGGAATCCCTGAGCGCGGCTTACCAGCAACTGGAGACGCTGGCGCTGGACATGGCGGCCCCGGCCGAACCGGTGCGGGCCATCCGGGCGCGGCATGACCTCGACTTCATTCTCGATGATTTCAGCGAACTGCTGGTCGCTACCGAGGACGGGGTTGGTCGGGTGCGGCGGATCGTGGCCGATTTGCAGACCTTCTCCCGCTTGCACGAAGCCGAGCGCAAGACGGTGGATTTGGCCGAAAACCTGCGTAGCACCCTGGCGCTGGCCAAATCGGAATTGACCGCGCGCCGGATCGAGACCGTGCTCGAATGCGTCGATCTGCCGCCGGTCGAGTGCTATCCGGCCGAACTCAATCAAGTGTTCATGAACCTGATCGTCAACGCCATCCAGGCGATGCCGCAGGGAGGAGCGCTGAGCATTCGCGGCGCGCGGCGGGCCGACGGCTGGATTGCTCTGCGCTTCCAGGACACCGGCACCGGCATCGCGCCTGAGATCGTGGACAAGATCTTTAACCCGTTTTTCACCACCAAGCCGGTGGGGAGCGGCACGGGGCTGGGTCTGAGCGTGTCTTACAATATTATCAAACGCCATGGCGGGCGGATTGAAGTCGAATCCACCATCGGGCAGGGCACCGCATTCACGGTACTGCTGCCGGAGCGTCAACCCTGA
- a CDS encoding cobalamin-dependent protein (Presence of a B(12) (cobalamin)-binding domain implies dependence on cobalamin itself, in one of its several forms, or in some unusual lineages, dependence on a cobalamin-like analog.), whose translation MTAATLAPSASIPTPPVTYPEFLAALLAGDRRRCTVLTRRTLADGIPVIDLYQRLFQQALYRVGDLWEHNQISVASEHLATSIVEGLLNQIYPEVISPRRADKSIVVTSVEGELHQVGGKMACDVFEMHGWDAFYLGADTPARELLRLLHEQPPDLVGLSLSVYFHIGDLHATVDAIRAEFPVLPILIGGQGLRHIEPTLFQGPNVHYLADLSELNRFVASLQ comes from the coding sequence ATGACTGCCGCGACGCTTGCCCCGTCGGCATCGATCCCGACACCGCCCGTGACCTACCCCGAATTTCTTGCCGCCCTCTTGGCCGGCGACCGTCGGCGCTGCACGGTGTTGACCCGGCGGACCCTGGCGGATGGCATCCCGGTCATCGACTTGTACCAGCGGTTGTTTCAGCAGGCGCTGTATCGCGTCGGCGACTTATGGGAGCACAATCAAATCTCGGTCGCCAGCGAGCACCTGGCCACCTCCATCGTCGAAGGTCTGCTCAATCAGATTTACCCCGAGGTGATTTCGCCGCGCCGGGCCGACAAGAGCATCGTCGTCACGTCGGTGGAGGGCGAGCTGCACCAGGTCGGCGGCAAGATGGCCTGCGATGTATTTGAAATGCATGGCTGGGATGCCTTCTATCTGGGCGCCGACACTCCGGCCCGTGAATTGCTGCGCCTGCTACACGAGCAGCCGCCCGATCTGGTGGGGTTGTCCTTGAGCGTTTATTTCCACATCGGCGACCTGCACGCGACGGTCGACGCCATTCGCGCCGAATTCCCTGTTTTACCCATCCTGATCGGCGGTCAGGGCTTGCGGCATATCGAGCCGACGTTGTTTCAGGGTCCGAACGTCCATTACTTGGCCGATCTGAGCGAATTGAACCGTTTCGTCGCCTCGCTGCAATAA
- a CDS encoding hsp70 family protein, with protein MARSSTPRYLVGIDLGTTHTVVAYADLKAAGAADIRQFPIEQLIAPGAVAARPLLPSVRYHPAEGELAAADIQLPWVFDDPGAVANAVLGELARERGARVPGRLVASAKSWLSHAGVDRTAPVLPWGAAEEIAKVSPLAASAGTLAHVRAAWNQHFPRQPLERQELVLTVPASFDEAARTLTVAAARLAGLPALRLVEEPQAACHDWLHRHRDEVATALGESRLLLVCDVGGGTTDLTLIQIESGEKEPCLTRIGVGDHLMLGGDNMDLSLARIVETRLGGGRLSAGELSQLWQQCRSAKERLLAPDAPEQVTVTVLGGGARLIGGSRAAELGRDEVRSWLVDGFLPLTAAGEQPQGRRAAVVEFGLPYAADPAISRHLAAFLARHADAARRALGERAPAERPPMPDAVLLNGGVFHGAALSEQLLELLAGWRGEPLLRLDNPEPELAVARGAVAYGLARHGRGLKIGGGSARSYFLVVDGGARECKQGVCLLPRGTEEGREIRLDRSFSLRLGAPVQFHLMSSTGDASFAPGELAVLDAGKFLPLPPIVTLIESEAGAGEVPVQLSAQLTEVGTLEVDCVAVEPLPPAPLPVETPSPPVPLPVGEGSAGPKRWRLAFQLRGGDVAALARLHPRFPEATARIERFYGSRAADIEPKEIKSLRTDLERLLGRRETWETPLLRELFGALWVGARRRRRSADHERLWFSLAGFCLRPGFGYPLDEWRAGQLWALYEQGIQHHRDAQVRSEWWTLWRRVAGGLDAAAQLRLSEDLLSDLRPLGGKMAKDRPPGIEDMARLAGVLERLPAARKLELGELLLARLARKGESPQLWWAVGRLATRVPVYGSAHDVVPAVTATAWLERVLALDWKAVAPAAFAAVLLARLSGDRQRDLDEPARARVIQRLRAAKAPAAWLRMVEEVVDLDEADAGRVFGEALPPGLRLAS; from the coding sequence ATCGCTCGTTCCAGCACACCCCGTTATTTGGTCGGCATCGATCTGGGTACTACCCATACGGTGGTGGCCTACGCCGATCTGAAGGCCGCCGGAGCGGCGGATATCCGTCAATTCCCCATCGAACAACTGATCGCGCCCGGCGCGGTGGCGGCCCGTCCGCTATTGCCCTCGGTGCGCTATCACCCGGCGGAAGGCGAACTGGCGGCGGCGGACATCCAGCTCCCCTGGGTTTTCGACGACCCCGGCGCGGTGGCTAATGCGGTGCTGGGCGAACTGGCGCGGGAGCGGGGCGCGCGGGTGCCGGGGCGGTTGGTGGCCAGCGCCAAGAGCTGGCTGTCGCATGCCGGCGTGGACCGCACCGCGCCGGTGTTGCCCTGGGGTGCGGCGGAGGAGATCGCCAAGGTGTCGCCGCTGGCCGCCAGCGCCGGCACTCTGGCCCATGTCCGCGCCGCCTGGAACCAGCACTTTCCCCGTCAGCCGCTGGAACGGCAGGAACTGGTGTTGACCGTGCCGGCCTCCTTCGACGAAGCGGCGCGGACCCTGACGGTGGCAGCGGCGCGGCTGGCCGGTTTGCCGGCGCTGCGGTTGGTGGAGGAGCCACAGGCGGCCTGCCATGACTGGTTGCATCGCCATCGGGACGAAGTGGCAACGGCCTTGGGCGAGTCCCGCCTGTTGCTGGTTTGTGACGTGGGTGGTGGCACCACCGACCTGACTTTGATTCAGATCGAGTCGGGCGAAAAGGAGCCATGCCTGACCCGGATCGGCGTGGGTGATCATCTGATGCTGGGTGGCGATAATATGGATCTGAGCCTGGCCCGCATCGTCGAAACCCGGCTGGGCGGTGGGCGTCTCAGCGCCGGCGAGCTGTCGCAATTGTGGCAACAATGCCGGAGCGCCAAGGAACGGCTGCTGGCACCCGATGCGCCGGAACAGGTGACGGTGACCGTGCTCGGCGGCGGTGCCCGACTGATCGGCGGGTCGCGCGCGGCGGAACTGGGTCGCGACGAGGTGCGATCGTGGTTGGTGGACGGCTTTCTACCGCTGACGGCGGCGGGCGAACAGCCCCAGGGCCGGCGGGCGGCGGTGGTCGAATTCGGTTTGCCCTATGCCGCCGACCCGGCCATCAGCCGTCATCTGGCGGCGTTTCTGGCCCGGCACGCCGACGCGGCCCGGCGAGCGCTGGGCGAACGGGCGCCGGCCGAGCGTCCACCGATGCCGGACGCGGTGTTGCTGAATGGTGGAGTGTTCCACGGCGCGGCCCTGTCGGAACAGCTGCTGGAACTGCTGGCCGGCTGGCGGGGCGAGCCGCTGTTGCGGCTGGATAATCCCGAACCCGAACTGGCGGTGGCGCGCGGCGCGGTGGCCTACGGGCTGGCGCGGCACGGTCGGGGCCTGAAGATCGGCGGCGGTTCGGCGCGGAGCTATTTCCTGGTGGTGGACGGCGGCGCGCGGGAGTGCAAACAGGGGGTGTGCCTGTTGCCGCGCGGCACGGAGGAGGGGCGGGAAATCCGGTTGGATCGAAGCTTTTCCCTGCGGCTGGGCGCGCCAGTGCAGTTTCACCTGATGTCCTCGACCGGGGATGCGAGCTTTGCGCCGGGCGAGTTGGCTGTGCTGGATGCCGGGAAATTTTTGCCCCTGCCGCCGATCGTCACGCTGATCGAAAGCGAGGCTGGAGCGGGTGAAGTTCCGGTGCAACTGAGCGCGCAACTGACCGAGGTCGGCACCCTGGAGGTGGACTGCGTCGCGGTGGAGCCTTTACCCCCGGCCCCGCTTCCGGTGGAAACGCCCTCACCCCCGGTCCCGCTTCCGGTGGGAGAGGGGAGCGCTGGACCCAAGCGCTGGCGGCTGGCCTTTCAACTGCGGGGCGGCGATGTGGCGGCGCTGGCCCGCTTGCATCCCCGTTTTCCTGAGGCAACGGCGCGGATCGAACGGTTTTACGGTTCCCGCGCCGCCGATATCGAGCCCAAGGAGATCAAGAGCTTGCGCACCGATCTGGAACGCTTGCTCGGCAGACGCGAGACCTGGGAGACGCCGCTGCTGCGCGAGCTGTTCGGGGCACTGTGGGTTGGCGCCCGGCGGCGGCGGCGCTCGGCCGATCACGAGCGGCTGTGGTTCAGTCTGGCCGGCTTTTGTTTGCGGCCGGGTTTCGGTTATCCGTTGGACGAGTGGCGAGCCGGGCAATTGTGGGCACTGTACGAACAGGGCATTCAGCACCATCGGGACGCCCAGGTGAGGTCGGAGTGGTGGACGCTGTGGCGGCGGGTGGCCGGTGGCCTGGACGCGGCGGCGCAACTGCGGCTCAGTGAGGATTTACTGAGCGATTTGCGCCCGTTGGGCGGCAAGATGGCCAAGGACAGGCCGCCGGGAATCGAAGACATGGCGCGGCTGGCCGGCGTGCTGGAGCGCTTGCCGGCGGCGCGCAAGCTCGAACTCGGCGAGCTGCTGCTGGCGCGACTGGCGCGCAAGGGCGAATCCCCACAATTGTGGTGGGCGGTGGGCCGGCTGGCGACCCGCGTCCCGGTGTATGGCAGCGCCCATGATGTGGTGCCGGCGGTAACGGCGACAGCCTGGCTGGAACGGGTGCTGGCGCTGGACTGGAAGGCGGTGGCGCCGGCGGCCTTCGCCGCGGTCCTGCTGGCGCGGTTGAGCGGCGACCGCCAGCGCGATCTGGACGAGCCGGCGCGAGCGCGGGTCATCCAGCGGCTGCGAGCGGCCAAGGCCCCAGCCGCGTGGCTGCGAATGGTGGAAGAGGTGGTGGATCTGGACGAGGCCGATGCTGGCCGAGTGTTCGGCGAGGCGCTGCCACCGGGCTTGCGGTTGGCGAGCTGA
- a CDS encoding DNA-protecting protein DprA has translation MDLHVQTQAVLLLTAYFSKPAKDKLRPLSPMEWGRFARWLKEQRIAPEMLLRDDPARLLAGWTDRTVTLERIHALLNRAGALGLAVEKWQRAGLWILIRADADYPSRLKKHLQADSPPVLFGCGNRQLLDQGGIAIIGSRHASLEDLAFTTGLGTEAALQGLSVISGGARGVDETAMLGALGREGTAVGVLSDSLLRVATSARFRPSLLNGNLVLISPFNPETGFDVGNAMGRNKYIYCLADAAVVIAADKEHGGTWSGAVENLRHGWTPLWIKPHPDPASGNAELVRRRGRWLPEVPCDLVTLFGRENPVSTPAIDRAPDLIAEPNPSLLGSSEMPVSSVDPAIDKLGFYQLFLRRLRKLTTKIPVTDQELLTCFDIGKPQLRDWLKRAVEEGQVRKLSKPVRYQWQSARPEQNSFFANE, from the coding sequence ATGGACCTGCACGTGCAAACCCAGGCGGTATTGTTATTGACCGCCTATTTTTCCAAACCCGCCAAGGATAAGCTGCGCCCGCTGTCGCCGATGGAATGGGGGCGCTTTGCTCGTTGGCTGAAGGAACAGAGGATCGCCCCGGAAATGCTGTTGCGCGACGATCCGGCCCGGTTACTGGCGGGATGGACGGATCGCACGGTGACGCTGGAGCGTATTCATGCATTGCTGAACCGCGCCGGTGCGTTGGGGCTGGCCGTGGAAAAATGGCAACGCGCCGGGCTCTGGATTCTGATTCGGGCCGATGCCGATTATCCCAGCCGTCTGAAAAAACATTTGCAAGCCGATTCACCGCCAGTGCTGTTCGGATGCGGCAACCGTCAGTTATTGGATCAGGGCGGGATTGCAATCATCGGTTCGCGTCACGCCAGCTTGGAGGATTTAGCGTTTACGACTGGCTTGGGTACCGAAGCAGCGTTGCAGGGACTGTCAGTGATTTCCGGCGGCGCTCGCGGTGTTGACGAGACGGCAATGCTGGGAGCGCTGGGGCGGGAGGGAACGGCAGTCGGCGTACTCTCCGATAGCCTCCTGCGCGTCGCCACATCGGCCAGGTTTCGCCCGAGCCTGCTGAACGGCAATCTGGTGCTGATTTCGCCCTTCAATCCGGAAACGGGTTTCGATGTGGGCAACGCCATGGGGCGCAACAAATACATCTACTGTTTGGCCGACGCGGCGGTGGTGATCGCGGCCGACAAGGAACATGGTGGCACCTGGAGCGGTGCGGTGGAAAATCTTAGGCATGGTTGGACGCCGCTGTGGATCAAGCCACATCCCGATCCTGCTTCTGGAAATGCCGAATTGGTACGGCGACGCGGGCGCTGGTTGCCGGAGGTGCCATGCGATCTGGTAACCCTGTTCGGCCGAGAGAACCCGGTGTCAACACCTGCAATTGATCGGGCGCCAGATTTGATCGCAGAACCCAATCCGTCTCTTCTCGGGTCATCGGAAATGCCGGTCTCGTCCGTGGACCCCGCGATTGACAAGCTGGGTTTTTACCAGTTGTTCCTGCGCCGCCTGCGAAAGTTAACCACGAAGATACCGGTTACCGATCAGGAGTTGCTGACTTGTTTCGATATTGGTAAACCTCAATTGCGGGATTGGCTGAAACGAGCTGTAGAGGAAGGGCAGGTGAGAAAACTCAGCAAGCCGGTGCGCTATCAGTGGCAGTCGGCGCGGCCCGAACAAAACTCGTTTTTCGCTAACGAGTAG